A region of the Corynebacterium falsenii genome:
GCTTAATCGGTCAACCCTGCGTTCAGTGCAGGTCACCGCGCCGGTCGCCCTTATGTTGGGATTCATGAGTGAAAATACCTGCAACATTGCCATCGTCGGGCTGGGCAACTGCGCCACCAGCCTGATCCAGGGCATCCATCTCTACTCCGAAGCCACCGCTGACCAGGACATTCCCGGCCTGATGCACACCAAGTTCGGCCCCTACGCCGTGGGCGATGTCAAGGTCGTCGCTGCGTTCGACGTGGACGCCGACAAGGTCGGCAAGGACGTCGCCGACGCTATCGAGTCCGGCCAGAACTGCACCATCAAGATCGCCGACGTGCCCACCACCGGCGTGAAGGTTCAGCGCGGCCACACCCACGATGGCCTGGGCCGTTACTACCAGCAGACCATCGAAGAGTCCTCCGAGGAGCCCGTCGATGTCGTGGCCGCTCTCAAGGAAGCCAAGGCGGACGTTGTTGTCAGCTACCTCCCGGTGGGCTCCGAGGAGGCAGACCGCTTCTACGCGCAGTGCGCCATTGACGCAGGTTGCGCCTTCGTCAACGCCCTGCCCGTCTTCATCGCTTCCGACCCGGAGTGGGCGCAGAAGTTCCGCGACGCGGGCCTACCCATCGTCGGCGATGACATCAAGAGCCAGGTCGGCGCAACGATCACCCACCGCGTGCTCGCCAAGCTCTTCGAAGACCGCGGCGTGCGCCTGGAGCGCACCATGCAGCTCAACGTGGGCGGCAACATGGACTTCAAGAACATGCTGGAGCGCGAGCGCCTCGAGTCCAAGAAGGTCTCCAAGACCCAGGCTGTGACCAGCAACCTCAAGAAGAGCCCGCTGGCCGGCAAGATCGATGACCGCAACGTGCACATCGGCCCCTCCGATTACGTGGAATGGCTCGATGACCGCAAGTGGGCCTACGTACGCCTCGAGGGCTCCGCGTTCGGCGAGGTCCCGCTGAACCTCGAATACAAGCTCGAGGTATGGGATTCCCCGAACTCCGCAGGCATTATTATCGACGCGGTCAGGGCCGCGAAGATCGCCTTGGATCGCGGAGTTGCCGGGCCTGTCGACGCGGCATCGAGCTACCTGATGAAGTCCCCGCCGGTTCAGCTCCCCGACGACGTGGCCCGGGCACAGCTCGAAGAGTTCATCAACGGCGCTTAAAGCCAGGGCCGCATGGCGGCGTCAAGAAATGGGACAGTTCCCATTTACATCCAAAACTGTTGTAATTTGGTATTTATGGCCTCTACTCCACTCGAGATCGCATCAAAGCTCCGCCCATCCCTCACGCGGTTGTACTTGCTGTACTTCCGCCAGGCGGAGAACTCCACCATTAGCATGGCCCAGCTGTCCATCATGATGATCCTGGACGAAAAGGGTCCCATGCGGATTAGCCAGATTGCCTCGACCGAGGCGATTCGCATGCCCACGGCGTCCAACGCTGTTAACCAGCTGGAGACGATGGGCCTGGTCACCCGAGTGCGCGACATCTCGGATCGCCGCGGCGTGCGCGTCGACCTCACCGACAAGGGCCGCGAGGAGCTCGAAAAGCTCAGCGAAGAGCGCGCCAACCAGTTGGCCGGCATGCTCGAGGGACTCAACGATGAGGAGCTGGAGCGCACTGAGGAAGCTGTGTCGCTGATCGATGAGATCCTGCACAGCTACGCCGCCTCCATCGAGGAAAAGTTGAAGGCTGAGCACGAGCACGGCGGGCGCAGCGCACACTAGGCGCACGAAGCCCGACCGTGTCTCGCCATGCCTGCCATGTTTACTAAGCCCGAGATGGTTTTTGTTCCTTTAGGCCACGTGAATCGCTCGGGTTACTCAGTTCTCCTACGGTTGACTAAGGTTTACGCCCTGTGAGCTCTCTTAGCAGTCCTTCATCGCAGCCGCTTCGCCTCATGATGGCATGGCGGCCGCAGTCCCCCGGTTCGGAGGCGGCCCAGGTCGTCGCATGGTTGGGGCGCACGCAAGCCATCACGGCTCGCACGGCCACGGTCATCCCGCGGGCATGGACCGTTCAACCCGAGGCAAAGAACCTCGAGAAGCTGAAGCACTGGGCGACGAAGGAAGCGAAGGCCTGCTCGAAGGCCGCTCTCGGCGCCCTCGATCACGCCAAGTTGCCGCACTCCATGCTCGATTCCGAGCAGGCATCCGTGGTGAGCGTGGATCACTCCGAAACGCGCGCTCTCATCGCTGCCGCAGAGGATTTTTCAGCCGATGCAATTGTCGTGGGTTCGCACCCCGCCGCGCCGCAGGAGCGGTTCCGGATTGGTTCCACAGCGGACGCGCTGCTGCATTGTTCCCCGAAGCCGCTGTTGTTGAGCCCGCGAGCTCCCCGGCTATCCAAGCGGGGCGTTACCCGCGTGAGCTGCGCGTATGTGGATACCGATCAGTCCCACGAGGCCTTGCGCTCAGCGGCTGACTTGGCTGCCCGCTGGCAGATACCGCTGCGGTTGGTGGCGTTTAGCCCGCGGGGCGTCACGATGTACCCCACGCAAACGCCCTTCGACGATGAGTCGGAGCAGATGGTGGAGTGGCGCGAGCAGGCCCTTGCGCTGCTGGATCGGGGCCGCGACCGGGCGCTGGCCAGGCACGCCGACCTTGTTGTGCAGACCGAGGCCGGCAGCGGCTACGGCTGGTCTGGTGCCATGAACGCGCTGAAGTGGAAGAAGGGCGACCTGCTGGTGCTGGGGTCCAGCCAGCTGGGGCAGTTCCGCCGAGTGTTTTTGGGCCCTTCCACGAACCAGATTCTGCGCCACAGCCCCGCGCCCGTGCTGATCGTGCCGGTGTAGGGGCGGTGCCGCTGCGGCCCCCTGGTTCCGCCTCTTCTCTGCTCACCAGCCACCGCGTAGCATAGAGGCATTATGAGCACGCATGATGACTATGACGAGCTGCATCCTCGCGACCGCTTCGATGTCTATCCCCTCGACGAGCACTCCGACTCGGCACCGTCGCGGCCCAGCGACCTCGACTACGAGGCTGACCCGCTGCTCCGTCTGGAGCGCAACAATCGCAGCTCCACCCAGGCCATCGTGTTTTTCTTCGGCATCATTTTCGCCACCACGATTTCTGCCATCATCATCTGGGTGCTATCACTCACCATGGGCGGGCCGTACTGCGATCGCGACGATACAGCGCAGTTGTGCAGCCGTGGGTTCCAGCTGATCTTCTCTTTGGTACCCACGTCCATCGCCATGTTTGGCCTGTTCGGCGGCGCGTTCATCGCCTACCTGAAGTGGCGCAGGCACGAGCGCTGGCGCCCGTGGATCGCCGTGGTCTGGTTCATCATGCCGTTCTCCATGGCATGGGTCACCTCGATTGGTGCCATGCTGATCCTGGGACACAGCGTGGCGCCCTAGCTCCCCGGTCCCCGGCGCGGCACCACCGTGCCGTAGCAGCTCCCCGTCACGGCACGGCGAATGCTACTTCGCCACGATGTTAACCATCTTGCCGGGCACCACGATGATCTTGTTCACCGTCTTGCCCTCCACGTGCGCGGCCACGTTCGGCTCGGCCAGCGCGGCCGCCTCGATGTCCTCGCGGCTCGCATCGGTGGACACGGTGATCCGCCCGCGGAGCTTGCCCATGACCTGCACCGGCAGCTCGATGGAGTCATCGACCAGCCACTTATCTTCCCACGTGGGGAAGGGCACGTAGGTAATTCCGCCTTCGTGGCCCAGGATCTTCCACATTTCCTCCGCGATGTGCGGTGCCAGCGGCGAGAGCATCTGCACGAGGGGCTCCACGGCCTTGCGGGGCGCCTGAGCTGCCGCGCCGGAGGTGCTGTAGTTCTTCGTCAGGTAGTTGACGTACTCGATGAGCTTTGCCACGGCCGTGTTATCGCGCAGTTCTGCGAAGTCCTCGTACACGCCGGCCACGGTGCGGTGCAGCGCCTTGTTGTCCTCGTCAGTCAGGTCGGCCTCAGTGACGGTGGCCTCGCCGGTGTTCTCGTTGACCACGAGGCGCCAGGCGCGCTGCAGGAAGCGCTGTGCACCGATCACGTCCTTCGTGGCCCATGGGCGGGAGGTATCGAGCGGCCCCATGGCCATTTCGTAGACGCGCAGGGTGTCGGCACCGTAGTTGTCGCAGATCTCATCCGGAGACACGGAGTTCTTCAGGGACTTGCCCATCTTGCCGTATTCCTGGAACACCTCTTCTTCCGCGCCTTCTTTGACGCCCTCTTCCGCGCCGCCCTTGTCCGCCGGGCGAATCCAGTAGAAGCGACCATCGCGCTCCTCGACCTCGGCAGCGGGCACGTACACGCCACGGGAATCCGTGTAGGCGTAGGCCTGGATGTAACCCTGGTTGTACAGGCGGTAGTACGGCTCGAAGCTGGAGACAATCCCGAGGTCGAACATCACCTTGTGCCAGAAACGGCTGTACAGCAGGTGCAGCACGGCATGCTCCACGCCGCCGACGTACAGGTCCACACCGCCGGAAGGACGACCCTCGCGCGGGCCTACCCAGTAGCGCTCGTTCTCAATGTCCACGAGTGCATCGTCGTTGGTGGGGTCGATGTAGCGAAGTTGGTACCAGGAGCTACCGGCCCACTGCGGCATCACGTTGGTGTCGCGGTAGTAGGTCTGCTCGCCGTCGCCCAGGTCGAGGGTAACCTCCACCCATTCCTTCGCCTTGGCCAGCGGCGGCTGGGGCTCACTGTCCTTGTCTTCCGGGTCGAAGCTGACGGGCTTGTAATCCTCAACCTCGGGCAGCTCGACCGGCAGCATGTCGTTCGGCAGGGCGTGGGCCACACCGTCTGCGTCGTAGACGATGGGGAAGGGCTCGCCCCAGTAGCGCTGGCGGGCGAAAAGCCAGTCGCGCAGCTTGTACTGAATCGTGCCCTCGCCGGAGCCCTGCTGCTCCAGCCAGGCAATAGCAGCATCGATGGCCTCGGTCTTGCCCATTCCGTTGAGGTCCAGGCCGTTGTCGTTGGCGCTGTTGACGTGCGGTCCGTCCTCGGTGAAGGCCTCCTCGGCCACGTTGCCGCCCTGCAGTACCTCCACGATGGGCAGGCCGAAGACACTGGCGAACTCGTGGTCTCGGGTGTCGTGGCCCGGCACAGCCATGATCGCGCCGGTGCCGTAGCCGGTCAGCACGTAATCAGCGATGAAGATCGGCACCTGTGCGCCGTTGACCGGGTTGATGGCATAAGCGCCGGTGAATACGCCGGTCTTGTCCTTGTTTTCCTGCCGCTCCAAGTCGGACTTTGCGGCAATGTCCGCGCGGTAGGCCGCCACGGCCTCGGCGGGGGTTGCCTTACCGTAGGTCCACCGCTCGTCGATCCCCTCGTAAGCCGCGGCAGCGGAATTGTCGGCGGTGGAGCCCGTAGCGGCGTCGGATACCAACACATCAACGAGCTCATGCTCCGGAGCCAAAACCACATACGTGGCGCCGAACAGCGTGTCCGGGCGGGTAGTGAACACGCGGATCTCGTTGCCACCGGGGGCGGCGAAGGCCACCTCGGCACCGCGGGAGCGGCCGATCCAGTTGCGCTGCATGGACTTCACCTTGTCCGGCCAGTCCAGATACTCCAGGTCGTCGATCAGGCGGTCGGAGTAGGCGGTGATGCGCATCATCCACTGCTGCAGATTCTTGCGGAACACGGGGAAGTTGCCGCGCTCAGAGCGGCCATCGGCGGTGACCTCCTCGTTGGCCAACACCGTGCCCAGACCCGGGCACCAGTTCACCGTGGAGTTGGAGCGATACACCAAGCGGTAGCCATCCAGAATCTCCTGCTTCTCAGCTGCGGTGAGCTCAGCCCAGTCAGCGCGCTCGGCGGCCAGCTTCTCCTCGAGCTCAGCGATGGGGCGGGCCGCACCCTTTCCATCGGCGGGGTTGGTGGCCTCGGGATCGAACCAAGAGTTGAAGATCTGCAGGAAGATCCACTGCGTCCAGCGGTAAAAGTCAGTGTCAGTGGTGGCGATGGCGCGGCGCTTATCGTGGCCCAGACCCAGGCGGCCGAGCTGGCGCTCCATGTTGTCGATGTTCGCCTGGGTCGTGGTGCGCGGGTGCGTTCCGGTCTGCACGGCGTACTGCTCCGCGGGCAGGCCGAAGGCATCGTAGCCCAGGGTGTGCAGCACGTTCGCGCCCTTCATGCGGTGGAAACGGGCGAACACGTCCGTAGCGATGTAGCCCAGCGGGTGGCCCACGTGCAGACCCACGCCGGAGGGGTAGGGGAACATGTCCTGGATGAACTTACGATCCGTGGGGAGTTCCTGGCCCTCGACGTGCAGGGAGCCCACTGGGTTGGGGGCGTTGAATGTGCCGTTCGTTGCCCAGTACTCCTGCCACCGCTTTTCAATATCGGCGGCGAGTTCCGGGGTGTAGCGGTACGGGGTCTCTGCCGAGGGGTTTGTTCCAGGATTCGTCATGTGTCCTAAGTGTAGTAGGCGCTGGGACGGCGAGTTATTCCACCAGTAGCTTTCGCGGCCGTATCGCTGGTTGGTGCTGGTTGGTGTTGCTGGTTGTGGTGGGAATAGACTGGTGAGCATGATCGTGCTGAGCGTTATCCTGTGCATTATCGGCCTGGCAATCCTGGTGGTGGGTGTGTTGGCGTTGACCAACAAATTGCCTGGTAACTCGGTGGTGGGGCTGCGGATCCCGGAGGTCCGCCAATCGCAGGAGAACTGGACGTTGGCACACCGCATCGCCGGGCCGGGGTGGATTGGTTCCGGTCTGGTGATGTTGTTGGGCGCTTTGGTGAGCTCGTCGGCCTCGGGGTGGATGTGGCTGGTTGTCGCAATGTTGGTGGTGGGCTCGCTGGTCCTTGCCGGTATCGGCTCGGCCATGGCGGCTCACGCTCTTGCCCAGGTCGACGCCGCCAGGCAGCGCGAAGAGCAGGCCAATTCATCGTGCTGTAGCGCGGGCGCTGCCGGCCAGGAGGATGCCGGCGCTGCCGGCGGGTGCTGTAGCTCTGCGGACGGCGAGCCCACTGCGGAGCAGTGCGCCAGCGGTCAGGCGTGCGGCAGCTGCTCACTCAATGGTGCCTGCGAGGGCGGGGGAGCGGCCTTCGACGCCCGCAATACCAGCGCACAACGGACGAGCCCTGCGGTGGATGTAGATGCTGCGCGACGGGCGGTTGAGGCGCAGGACCAGCGTTAGGGGAGTAGGCGCCCTACCTCCAGACCCGCGGACCCCTAGTACCCTCGGGAAGCATGAGAGACTCTAACGCCACCGTTGTCGTTTCGGGCACCGTCAACATTGACACTTTCGTGGGTGTCGATAATTTCCCCCATCCCGGCGAAACCGTCATCGGCACCCGAGGAATCGAAGGCCTCGGCGGCAAAGGCGCCAACCAAGCCGCTGCCTGTGCTCACATGGGCGTGCGCACCGTTTTGCTCTCTGCCGTGGGGCAGGATTCCCAGGGCGAGCTCGCCATCACCGAGCTGAAGCGCCACGGCGTCAACACTGAGCACGTCGCGGAAACGCGCCAGCCCACCGGCCAGGCGTTCATCATGAACGACAGCTCTGGGGAGAACATCATCATCGTCACCTCCGGGGCCAATCAGCTCGTCAGCCCAGCCCAGCAGCGCGAGACCGTGGACACCCTGCGCTCCCAAGGGCCCGTCCCGGTGGTCCTCGCCCAAGGCGAGCTCACCCCCGAGCACAGCGCCGAGCTGCCCAAACTCGTCCGTGGCACGGACACTCGCCTGGTTCTCAACCTCGCCCCCGTGACCACCCGCGATCCCGATCTGCTCGCCGCTGCAGACCCGCTAATCCTCAACGAGGGCGAGGCCGCGGACGTTCTTGACGTGCCACGTTCCACCCCGCGCGAGGAGATCTTCGATCTGCTCCGCCCCATCGCCCGCTCCGTCGTCGTCACCCTCGGCGCGGAGGGTGCTGTCATTCTTTCGGGCGACGCCACCCTGCGCGTCCCCGCCGTCCGGGTTCCGTCGGTCGTGGACACAACCGGTGCTGGGGATGCCTTCTGCGGCACCCTCGCCGCGGCTCTCGCGCAAGGCGAAGACTTGGAAAACGCCTGCAAACTCGGCACCGCCGCGGGAGCACTAGCGACACAGAAGAAGGGCGCAGCGGGCAGCTACGCCTCCGAAGTGGAGGTTCGCGCCCTCGCTGAGGAATAGCGAACCCTTTACCCACCCCCCAATCCCCGCGAGAGGACTCCCATGGATTCAGGCAAGACTGACAACACTGACAACACTGGCAGCACTGGCAACACCGGCGACACCGGCACGACGATGCGCGCGGTCGTCTCACGCGCCGGTGGGTCACTGGGGACCCCCGGCTCCCTGGTGGATGCCACCGTGGATGCACCCGGCAGGCCTACGGGGCGGGATCTGCATGTTGGCGTCGAAGCGATATCGGTGAACCCGGTGGACACGAAAACGCGCAGGAAAGACAACCCGGACGGCACGGACCGGATCCTCGGATGGGACGCGGTGGCAACGGTGCTCGCCGTGGGCGACAGCGCTGAAGGATTCGCGCCTGGCGACCGCGTGTACTACGCCGGGTCAATCGCGCGCGCCGGAAGCTATGCGCAACAACAGCTCGTCGACTCGGCACTCGTCAGCCCGGCCCCGACCACGCTGAGCAACGAGGAGGCGGCGGCGCTACCGCTCACCAGCCTCACCGCATGGGAAGCACTGTTCGACAAGTTCCAGGTCGGTGCGGACAGCCGCGGAACACTACTGGTCATCGGCGGCGCCGGGGGAGTGGGGTCGATCCTCATCCAACTCGCTAAAGAACTCACGCAGCTGACGGTGATCGCCACGGCCTCGCGCGAGGAATCGGCAGCGTGGGTGACAGAGATGGGCGCGGACGTAGTGGTGAACCACCACGATGCCGACGTGATTGACCAGATCCTCGCCCACGCACCCGGCGGGGTGGACTACGCCTTCAGTGCGCACAGCGAAGGCAAGACAGAGTTCTTTAGCCAGGTCATGCGCGCATTCGGACAGATTGTTTCCATCGATACGGCCAGCGACCTAGATCTGTTTGCCCTGAAGAACAAGGCCATCACGTGGCACTGGGAGTACATGTTCGCCCGGGCGTTACACGACTACCACCCCGAGGAGCAAGGGCAAGCGCTGCGCCGGATCGCGGAGCTTGTGGACGCCGGCAGGTTGCGCACAACGCTGCGGCGTTCGGTGGAGCCCATCAACGCGGACACGATCCGCGCCGCCCATGCCGAGCTGGAAGACGGGCACGTGATGGGCAAGATCGTGCTGAATGGATGGGATAGTTAAACGCTCAGCGGGTTACTCGGGGCGGTCGGCGGCCTCGAGGGCATCGCGGAGCTCATCCTCCGTGGCGGGGTGACCCGGGCCCATGTCCAACAGGGATGTGGGGTTCGTACCCGGCTGGATGTACGGCTTACCGTAGGCTGGCTGGCCATTATCGAAGCGCCAGCCTTCCGAGAGGTCACCGGCATCGTAGGTGCCGTAACCAATGGAGTCCAGGAACTCGCTGACCTGCTTCTTTGCGTCAGCGTCGTTTCCAGCAATCACGAGGGACGTGCGCTGACCGTCACCGGCCGGGCGAGCCAACTCGCCGAGGTGGGCGAAGTTGATGTTGTTGAAAGCCTTCACGACCTTGGCCTCCGGCACCCGATCTTGGAGGATCTGGGAGGTAGTGATCTGGCGCTTATCGAGCTTGTCGATGAAACCATCCCGCTGCTCGTAGTAATTGCTGGTATCGATCACGGTCTTGCCCTTCAACGGCTCTACCGGAATATCGTCCAGGGCACCGAGGGGAACGGTGACCACCACGATGTCGCCAGCTTCGGCGGCTTCCTCGCGGGTGGCTGCGCGAGCCCGCGGCCCGAGCGCTGCCACGATAGGAAGCAGGGTCTTGGGGTCGCGCGAATTGCTCAGAACAACGTTGTGACCAGCCTGAACGGATAGGCGGGCGACGGTGGAGCCAATCAGGCCGGCTCCAATGAAACCAATGGTGCTCATGTATATTCCTCAATTCTCAGACAGCGAGCCCTCAGGTGAACAGTGATGACCGAGGGTCATCGCTAACCACCCTTAACGATCGGCGCTCACTGTGCCGTGGTGGATATGTGGAGGCTTCGGCGTTGCAGAGGTCTCC
Encoded here:
- a CDS encoding inositol-3-phosphate synthase, translating into MSENTCNIAIVGLGNCATSLIQGIHLYSEATADQDIPGLMHTKFGPYAVGDVKVVAAFDVDADKVGKDVADAIESGQNCTIKIADVPTTGVKVQRGHTHDGLGRYYQQTIEESSEEPVDVVAALKEAKADVVVSYLPVGSEEADRFYAQCAIDAGCAFVNALPVFIASDPEWAQKFRDAGLPIVGDDIKSQVGATITHRVLAKLFEDRGVRLERTMQLNVGGNMDFKNMLERERLESKKVSKTQAVTSNLKKSPLAGKIDDRNVHIGPSDYVEWLDDRKWAYVRLEGSAFGEVPLNLEYKLEVWDSPNSAGIIIDAVRAAKIALDRGVAGPVDAASSYLMKSPPVQLPDDVARAQLEEFINGA
- a CDS encoding MarR family winged helix-turn-helix transcriptional regulator, translating into MASTPLEIASKLRPSLTRLYLLYFRQAENSTISMAQLSIMMILDEKGPMRISQIASTEAIRMPTASNAVNQLETMGLVTRVRDISDRRGVRVDLTDKGREELEKLSEERANQLAGMLEGLNDEELERTEEAVSLIDEILHSYAASIEEKLKAEHEHGGRSAH
- a CDS encoding universal stress protein, which translates into the protein MMAWRPQSPGSEAAQVVAWLGRTQAITARTATVIPRAWTVQPEAKNLEKLKHWATKEAKACSKAALGALDHAKLPHSMLDSEQASVVSVDHSETRALIAAAEDFSADAIVVGSHPAAPQERFRIGSTADALLHCSPKPLLLSPRAPRLSKRGVTRVSCAYVDTDQSHEALRSAADLAARWQIPLRLVAFSPRGVTMYPTQTPFDDESEQMVEWREQALALLDRGRDRALARHADLVVQTEAGSGYGWSGAMNALKWKKGDLLVLGSSQLGQFRRVFLGPSTNQILRHSPAPVLIVPV
- a CDS encoding membrane protein encodes the protein MSTHDDYDELHPRDRFDVYPLDEHSDSAPSRPSDLDYEADPLLRLERNNRSSTQAIVFFFGIIFATTISAIIIWVLSLTMGGPYCDRDDTAQLCSRGFQLIFSLVPTSIAMFGLFGGAFIAYLKWRRHERWRPWIAVVWFIMPFSMAWVTSIGAMLILGHSVAP
- a CDS encoding leucine--tRNA ligase, with the protein product MTNPGTNPSAETPYRYTPELAADIEKRWQEYWATNGTFNAPNPVGSLHVEGQELPTDRKFIQDMFPYPSGVGLHVGHPLGYIATDVFARFHRMKGANVLHTLGYDAFGLPAEQYAVQTGTHPRTTTQANIDNMERQLGRLGLGHDKRRAIATTDTDFYRWTQWIFLQIFNSWFDPEATNPADGKGAARPIAELEEKLAAERADWAELTAAEKQEILDGYRLVYRSNSTVNWCPGLGTVLANEEVTADGRSERGNFPVFRKNLQQWMMRITAYSDRLIDDLEYLDWPDKVKSMQRNWIGRSRGAEVAFAAPGGNEIRVFTTRPDTLFGATYVVLAPEHELVDVLVSDAATGSTADNSAAAAYEGIDERWTYGKATPAEAVAAYRADIAAKSDLERQENKDKTGVFTGAYAINPVNGAQVPIFIADYVLTGYGTGAIMAVPGHDTRDHEFASVFGLPIVEVLQGGNVAEEAFTEDGPHVNSANDNGLDLNGMGKTEAIDAAIAWLEQQGSGEGTIQYKLRDWLFARQRYWGEPFPIVYDADGVAHALPNDMLPVELPEVEDYKPVSFDPEDKDSEPQPPLAKAKEWVEVTLDLGDGEQTYYRDTNVMPQWAGSSWYQLRYIDPTNDDALVDIENERYWVGPREGRPSGGVDLYVGGVEHAVLHLLYSRFWHKVMFDLGIVSSFEPYYRLYNQGYIQAYAYTDSRGVYVPAAEVEERDGRFYWIRPADKGGAEEGVKEGAEEEVFQEYGKMGKSLKNSVSPDEICDNYGADTLRVYEMAMGPLDTSRPWATKDVIGAQRFLQRAWRLVVNENTGEATVTEADLTDEDNKALHRTVAGVYEDFAELRDNTAVAKLIEYVNYLTKNYSTSGAAAQAPRKAVEPLVQMLSPLAPHIAEEMWKILGHEGGITYVPFPTWEDKWLVDDSIELPVQVMGKLRGRITVSTDASREDIEAAALAEPNVAAHVEGKTVNKIIVVPGKMVNIVAK
- a CDS encoding SdpI family protein — translated: MIVLSVILCIIGLAILVVGVLALTNKLPGNSVVGLRIPEVRQSQENWTLAHRIAGPGWIGSGLVMLLGALVSSSASGWMWLVVAMLVVGSLVLAGIGSAMAAHALAQVDAARQREEQANSSCCSAGAAGQEDAGAAGGCCSSADGEPTAEQCASGQACGSCSLNGACEGGGAAFDARNTSAQRTSPAVDVDAARRAVEAQDQR
- a CDS encoding ribokinase, with the translated sequence MRDSNATVVVSGTVNIDTFVGVDNFPHPGETVIGTRGIEGLGGKGANQAAACAHMGVRTVLLSAVGQDSQGELAITELKRHGVNTEHVAETRQPTGQAFIMNDSSGENIIIVTSGANQLVSPAQQRETVDTLRSQGPVPVVLAQGELTPEHSAELPKLVRGTDTRLVLNLAPVTTRDPDLLAAADPLILNEGEAADVLDVPRSTPREEIFDLLRPIARSVVVTLGAEGAVILSGDATLRVPAVRVPSVVDTTGAGDAFCGTLAAALAQGEDLENACKLGTAAGALATQKKGAAGSYASEVEVRALAEE
- a CDS encoding zinc-binding alcohol dehydrogenase family protein, which codes for MDSGKTDNTDNTGSTGNTGDTGTTMRAVVSRAGGSLGTPGSLVDATVDAPGRPTGRDLHVGVEAISVNPVDTKTRRKDNPDGTDRILGWDAVATVLAVGDSAEGFAPGDRVYYAGSIARAGSYAQQQLVDSALVSPAPTTLSNEEAAALPLTSLTAWEALFDKFQVGADSRGTLLVIGGAGGVGSILIQLAKELTQLTVIATASREESAAWVTEMGADVVVNHHDADVIDQILAHAPGGVDYAFSAHSEGKTEFFSQVMRAFGQIVSIDTASDLDLFALKNKAITWHWEYMFARALHDYHPEEQGQALRRIAELVDAGRLRTTLRRSVEPINADTIRAAHAELEDGHVMGKIVLNGWDS
- a CDS encoding NADPH-dependent F420 reductase; amino-acid sequence: MSTIGFIGAGLIGSTVARLSVQAGHNVVLSNSRDPKTLLPIVAALGPRARAATREEAAEAGDIVVVTVPLGALDDIPVEPLKGKTVIDTSNYYEQRDGFIDKLDKRQITTSQILQDRVPEAKVVKAFNNINFAHLGELARPAGDGQRTSLVIAGNDADAKKQVSEFLDSIGYGTYDAGDLSEGWRFDNGQPAYGKPYIQPGTNPTSLLDMGPGHPATEDELRDALEAADRPE